TGATCGCGTTGTCCGAGCCCAGCGACTTGGCCAGCACGTCGTGCACACCGGCGCACTCCAGGACGGCGCGAGCCGAGCCACCGGCGATGACGCCGGTACCCGGGGAGGCCGGACGCAGCATGACCACGCCAGCCGCCTTCTCACCCTGGACCGGGTGCGGAATCGTGCCCTGGATCCGCGGCACGCGGAAGAAGCTCTTCTTGGCCTCCTCGACACCCTTGGCGATTGCCGCGGGCACCTCCTTGGCCTTTCCGTAGCCGACGCCGACCATGCCGTCGCCATCGCCCACCACGACCAGTGCGGTGAAGCTGAACCGACGACCGCCCTTGACGACCTTCGCCACCCGGTTGATAGCGACTACGCGCTCCAGGTACTGGCTCTTCTCCTTCTCGGCAGCCGCATCCCGACCTCGACGGTCATCGCGGCCGCGACGCTGCTCACCACCGCCGGCGGCGCCGGCACCGCGGCGCTGCTGG
The nucleotide sequence above comes from Propionicimonas paludicola. Encoded proteins:
- the rpsE gene encoding 30S ribosomal protein S5; protein product: MNTTQQRRGAGAAGGGEQRRGRDDRRGRDAAAEKEKSQYLERVVAINRVAKVVKGGRRFSFTALVVVGDGDGMVGVGYGKAKEVPAAIAKGVEEAKKSFFRVPRIQGTIPHPVQGEKAAGVVMLRPASPGTGVIAGGSARAVLECAGVHDVLAKSLGSDNAINVVHATVAALQSLEEPEAVAKRRGLPVADVTPAAILRARAEGVH